The proteins below are encoded in one region of Prevotella melaninogenica ATCC 25845:
- the dusB gene encoding tRNA dihydrouridine synthase DusB, whose product MKIGTIDLGERPLFLAPMEDVTDIGFRKMCKRFGAAMVYTEFVSADAVIRSIKSTLSKLVIDDSERPVGIQIYGRDVASMVEAAKIVEQVKPDVIDINFGCPVKKVANKGAGSGMLKNIPLLLDITREVVKAVNTPVTVKTRLGWDNDNLIITDLAEQLQDCGIQALTIHGRTRAQMYTGEADWTLIGEVKNNPRIHIPIIGNGDVTSIEEAHEKFDRYGVDAVMIGRATFGCPWLFNQGEKQLTIDDKIDILEEMLRINVERIDEHRGILHTRRHLAASPIFKGIPDFKKTRIAMLRTTKIDELMAILEDCREKLRE is encoded by the coding sequence ATGAAAATAGGAACAATAGATTTGGGGGAACGCCCACTATTCTTGGCTCCAATGGAAGATGTGACAGATATTGGCTTCCGCAAGATGTGTAAACGCTTCGGTGCAGCCATGGTATATACGGAGTTTGTGTCGGCTGATGCCGTCATCCGTAGTATCAAGTCGACACTTTCAAAATTAGTCATTGACGATAGTGAGCGTCCTGTAGGAATACAGATATATGGCAGGGATGTAGCTTCAATGGTTGAAGCAGCTAAGATTGTAGAACAGGTAAAGCCCGATGTGATTGACATTAACTTTGGTTGTCCAGTGAAGAAGGTGGCAAACAAGGGTGCTGGCTCTGGTATGTTGAAGAACATCCCACTGCTACTTGACATCACAAGAGAGGTAGTGAAGGCTGTCAACACACCAGTCACTGTAAAGACTCGATTAGGTTGGGACAACGACAACCTCATTATCACCGATCTTGCTGAGCAACTACAAGACTGTGGTATACAGGCATTAACCATTCATGGACGCACTCGCGCACAGATGTATACAGGCGAGGCAGACTGGACATTGATTGGTGAGGTGAAGAACAATCCACGCATTCATATCCCCATCATTGGCAATGGTGATGTTACAAGTATTGAAGAAGCGCACGAGAAGTTCGACCGTTATGGTGTTGATGCGGTGATGATTGGCCGTGCAACCTTCGGTTGTCCGTGGCTCTTTAATCAAGGTGAGAAGCAGCTGACTATCGATGACAAGATCGATATACTTGAAGAAATGCTACGCATTAATGTGGAACGTATCGACGAACATCGTGGTATTCTACATACCCGCCGACACTTAGCAGCATCGCCAATCTTCAAAGGAATCCCCGATTTTAAGAAGACACGCATCGCTATGTTGCGCACAACAAAGATAGATGAGTTGATGGCAATCCTTGAAGATTGCAGAGAAAAACTAAGAGAATGA
- a CDS encoding UDP-N-acetylmuramoyl-tripeptide--D-alanyl-D-alanine ligase, which yields MDIQEIYKIYQAHPVVTTDSRNCPEGSIFVALKGASFDGNKFAEAALEKGCSYAIIDEKEYAKAGDERYILVDDALVTYKELAREHRRQFSIPVIGITGTNGKTTSKELISAVLAEKFNVHHTEANYNNDVGVPRTLLGIRPEHEIAVIEMGASHPGDIEKLVTYVEPTCGLITNVGRAHLQGFGSFEGVKKTKGELYDFLKAHGCLLFLNESNPDLTEMAEQRAFDRIITYGQDETADVQGYVVSCAPCLKFEWQSSSLNTHHPSPTIYEVQTHLIGSYNLDNMLAAIAIGLHFGVTPQQINYALENYVPHNNRSQLTETAHNKLIVDAYNANPSSMAAAIENFQLMEVENKMAILGDMRELGDASAEEHQKVVELLKATDIRNVWLVGEEFGKTQTDFRKFRDIDEVKKEIALHRPEDHYILIKGSNGIKLFELPALL from the coding sequence ATGGATATACAGGAGATTTACAAGATTTACCAAGCGCACCCTGTTGTGACCACAGACAGCCGTAACTGTCCTGAAGGAAGTATTTTCGTGGCATTGAAGGGAGCATCATTCGATGGTAATAAGTTTGCAGAAGCTGCTTTAGAAAAGGGCTGTAGCTATGCGATCATTGACGAAAAAGAATATGCAAAGGCAGGCGACGAGCGTTATATCCTCGTTGATGACGCCCTTGTAACTTATAAAGAATTGGCACGCGAACATCGTCGTCAGTTCTCAATCCCTGTGATTGGTATTACAGGAACAAACGGAAAGACGACAAGTAAAGAACTTATCTCTGCCGTATTGGCTGAGAAGTTTAATGTACATCATACGGAGGCGAACTATAACAACGATGTAGGTGTGCCTCGTACGTTGTTAGGTATTCGTCCAGAACATGAGATTGCAGTTATCGAGATGGGTGCTTCTCATCCCGGTGACATTGAGAAATTGGTTACATACGTAGAGCCAACTTGTGGTTTGATTACTAATGTCGGTCGTGCACATCTTCAGGGTTTTGGTAGTTTTGAGGGCGTAAAGAAGACCAAGGGTGAACTTTATGATTTCCTTAAAGCTCATGGTTGTTTACTGTTCCTCAACGAGAGCAATCCCGATTTGACGGAAATGGCAGAACAGCGAGCGTTTGATCGTATCATAACTTACGGACAAGATGAGACCGCTGATGTGCAAGGTTATGTTGTTAGCTGCGCTCCGTGTTTGAAGTTTGAGTGGCAGTCATCAAGCCTTAACACCCATCACCCATCACCTACTATCTACGAAGTACAGACCCATCTCATTGGTTCTTACAACTTAGATAATATGTTGGCAGCCATAGCTATTGGTCTTCACTTTGGTGTTACGCCACAGCAAATCAACTATGCTCTGGAGAACTATGTGCCTCATAACAATCGTTCTCAGTTGACTGAGACAGCACATAACAAGCTTATTGTGGATGCTTACAATGCTAATCCATCCAGTATGGCTGCTGCGATAGAGAACTTCCAACTGATGGAGGTAGAGAATAAGATGGCTATCCTCGGTGATATGCGTGAACTTGGAGATGCGTCTGCAGAAGAACATCAGAAGGTTGTGGAATTGCTTAAGGCTACAGACATTCGTAATGTATGGCTTGTTGGAGAGGAGTTTGGAAAGACACAAACCGATTTCCGCAAGTTCCGCGACATTGATGAGGTGAAAAAGGAGATAGCTCTTCATCGTCCAGAGGATCATTATATCTTGATAAAAGGTAGTAATGGCATCAAGCTTTTTGAGCTTCCAGCCTTGCTATAA
- a CDS encoding ComEA family DNA-binding protein has translation MNLKSIFYLHRSDRKVLLLLLLFIVGSIGLIIFVGNQTTETSAVKSDSISKNKPTSFSRKEQLPIVETAEGKHLFPFDPNTATAEELQQLGLAPFQVRNIIKYRSKGGVYHSPMDFARLYGLTRKQYRALEPYITIGDDYEPASTLASVQAYIAQKEADKQAAHAAYEAYKAQNTYKPNRGYDRDTLRYPLKLKVGEHINLVTADTTQLKKVPGIGSGWARAILNYGKRLGGYVAVGQLQEIEGFPEESLPYFSIANPQTEKINLNTATLAQLRKHPYVNFYQAKAICDYRRLKGKLTSLSQLHLLKDFTPEAIERLRPYVAF, from the coding sequence ATGAACCTAAAATCAATTTTCTATCTCCATCGTTCCGATCGAAAAGTGCTGTTGCTACTATTGCTGTTTATCGTTGGTAGCATTGGTTTGATTATCTTTGTTGGCAATCAAACAACGGAAACTTCTGCTGTGAAAAGCGATAGTATAAGTAAGAACAAACCCACTTCTTTCTCCCGTAAAGAGCAACTTCCTATAGTTGAAACGGCAGAAGGAAAACACCTATTTCCTTTCGATCCAAATACAGCTACAGCCGAAGAGTTGCAGCAGTTAGGCTTGGCTCCTTTCCAAGTACGTAATATTATCAAGTATCGTTCTAAAGGAGGAGTCTATCATTCACCGATGGACTTTGCCCGCCTCTATGGTCTTACACGCAAACAGTATCGAGCGTTAGAACCCTATATAACGATTGGTGATGATTACGAACCAGCCTCCACACTCGCCTCTGTACAAGCTTATATTGCTCAAAAAGAAGCTGATAAGCAGGCTGCTCATGCAGCTTATGAGGCCTATAAGGCGCAAAACACGTATAAACCTAACAGAGGGTATGACCGTGACACCCTCCGCTACCCATTGAAGCTAAAAGTTGGTGAACATATCAATCTCGTTACGGCTGACACAACCCAGCTAAAGAAGGTCCCCGGTATTGGCTCTGGGTGGGCGCGTGCCATCCTTAACTATGGTAAACGATTAGGCGGATATGTTGCTGTGGGACAACTGCAAGAGATTGAAGGGTTCCCAGAAGAAAGCCTACCTTACTTCTCTATTGCTAACCCACAGACAGAGAAGATAAACCTAAATACTGCAACTCTCGCACAACTTCGTAAGCATCCTTATGTGAATTTCTATCAGGCTAAGGCTATTTGCGACTATAGACGGCTGAAAGGAAAACTAACCAGTCTCTCACAACTCCACTTATTAAAAGACTTTACGCCCGAAGCAATCGAACGTCTGCGGCCGTATGTCGCGTTTTAG
- a CDS encoding sodium-dependent transporter, producing the protein MSEQKRAKFGSKLGMILATAGGAVGLGNVWRFPYMTGQNGGAAFILIYIGCILLLGLPCMISEFIIGRHAASNTARAYTKLSNGSVWKWVGYLGVLTGFLITGYYAVVSGWCLQYGVASVMNHLHGTPDYFKSYFTDFSTNPWKPVLWTVMILLFTHYVIIHGVRNGIERASKILMPALFVLLVAIVVASCLLPGASKGVEFLLKPDFSKVTGDVFLGALGQSFYSMSIAMGCICTYASYYSRHTKLLNSAVQIGIIDTCVAILAGLMIFPAAFSVGVSPDSGPSLIFITLPNVFEQAFASMPIVGYIISMAFYLLLSMAALTSLISLHEVSTAFFQEELHISRPRAAMIVTAGCSLIGAVCSLSLGDWSFLKVAGVDLFDVFDFVTGQIFLPIGGLLTCLFIGWYVPKKLVKDEFTNWGTTRGIFFGAYYFLIRFVCPLAILAIFLHQLGVF; encoded by the coding sequence ATGAGTGAACAAAAAAGAGCGAAGTTTGGAAGCAAGTTAGGTATGATTCTTGCCACTGCAGGCGGTGCTGTTGGTTTGGGTAATGTATGGCGTTTCCCTTATATGACAGGTCAGAATGGTGGTGCTGCTTTCATTCTTATTTATATTGGTTGCATCTTGTTATTGGGCTTGCCTTGTATGATTAGCGAGTTCATTATCGGTCGTCATGCAGCCTCAAATACGGCACGAGCCTATACAAAGTTGTCTAATGGGAGTGTTTGGAAGTGGGTAGGTTACTTAGGAGTGCTCACTGGTTTCCTCATTACGGGCTATTACGCTGTCGTTTCGGGTTGGTGTTTGCAATATGGAGTAGCCTCCGTAATGAATCATCTGCATGGTACACCAGATTATTTCAAGTCTTATTTTACAGACTTCTCTACCAATCCATGGAAGCCAGTTCTATGGACAGTAATGATTCTACTTTTCACGCATTACGTTATCATTCATGGTGTTAGGAATGGTATCGAGCGTGCTTCAAAGATTCTGATGCCAGCCCTCTTTGTGCTTTTGGTGGCTATTGTCGTTGCATCTTGCCTTCTTCCAGGCGCAAGTAAGGGCGTAGAATTCCTTCTGAAGCCCGACTTCAGTAAGGTAACAGGCGATGTATTCTTGGGCGCTTTAGGGCAATCATTCTATTCGATGAGCATTGCGATGGGGTGTATCTGTACATACGCCTCTTATTATAGTCGTCATACAAAGTTGTTGAACTCAGCAGTACAGATTGGTATCATTGACACCTGCGTTGCTATTCTTGCAGGTTTGATGATTTTCCCAGCTGCATTCTCTGTGGGAGTAAGTCCTGATAGTGGACCATCTCTTATCTTCATCACCCTTCCAAATGTCTTTGAGCAGGCCTTTGCAAGTATGCCTATAGTTGGCTATATCATTTCAATGGCATTCTATCTGTTGCTTTCAATGGCAGCGTTGACCTCATTGATATCCCTACACGAAGTGAGTACAGCCTTCTTCCAAGAGGAGTTACACATCAGCCGTCCACGTGCTGCAATGATTGTTACGGCTGGATGTTCGCTTATTGGTGCAGTCTGCTCGCTGTCATTGGGCGATTGGAGTTTCCTCAAGGTGGCAGGTGTCGACCTCTTCGATGTCTTCGACTTTGTGACAGGACAAATCTTCCTACCTATAGGAGGACTTCTCACCTGCCTATTCATAGGCTGGTATGTACCAAAGAAATTAGTGAAGGACGAATTTACCAACTGGGGAACCACACGTGGTATCTTCTTTGGTGCCTATTACTTCCTCATCCGTTTTGTTTGTCCATTGGCTATTCTCGCAATCTTCCTACATCAGTTAGGTGTGTTCTAA
- a CDS encoding VanZ family protein encodes MTIPETPLSSVRFIDKWTHSLIYLVLGLSISLEYLRNTKQPSPKFIIVWVWFLPIIMGGLIEVLQSYCTNGNRSGEWLDFFADAIGSTIAVLIGILLVRYRAKA; translated from the coding sequence ATGACTATTCCAGAAACGCCACTGAGTTCTGTTCGGTTTATTGATAAGTGGACACATAGTCTTATTTACTTAGTTTTAGGCCTAAGTATAAGCCTCGAATACTTACGCAATACAAAGCAGCCCAGCCCCAAATTCATCATTGTATGGGTCTGGTTTCTACCTATTATCATGGGAGGACTCATTGAAGTTCTTCAATCCTACTGTACGAATGGGAATCGAAGTGGTGAATGGCTCGACTTCTTCGCAGATGCTATTGGCTCGACAATAGCCGTGCTTATCGGTATTCTTCTGGTACGATATCGCGCCAAAGCTTAA
- a CDS encoding CYTH domain-containing protein, which yields MSGLEIERKFLVHKNMDWKKHASSCSHMQQGYFAAVNTVRVRIRDDKGYLTIKGPSRTGGLSRYEFEKEITLEEAQQLMLLCEPGVIDKHRYLVPFEGHTFEIDEFHGDNDGLVLAEVELGSEDESFDKPDFIGLEVTGNRHFYNSQMRRNPFKLWRDIVPEEYR from the coding sequence ATGAGTGGATTAGAGATTGAAAGAAAGTTCTTAGTTCATAAGAATATGGACTGGAAAAAGCATGCAAGTAGTTGTAGTCACATGCAACAAGGATATTTTGCAGCTGTTAATACTGTTCGTGTTCGTATCAGGGATGATAAGGGATATCTGACAATCAAAGGTCCATCACGTACAGGTGGGCTATCACGTTATGAGTTTGAAAAAGAGATTACACTGGAAGAAGCACAGCAATTAATGCTTTTATGCGAGCCAGGTGTGATTGATAAGCATCGCTATCTTGTACCTTTTGAAGGTCATACCTTTGAGATAGATGAGTTTCATGGTGATAATGATGGACTCGTCTTGGCTGAAGTGGAGTTAGGAAGTGAGGATGAATCGTTTGATAAACCAGACTTTATTGGCTTAGAAGTTACGGGTAATCGCCACTTCTATAATTCCCAGATGCGTCGCAATCCATTTAAGCTTTGGCGCGATATCGTACCAGAAGAATACCGATAA
- the prfB gene encoding peptide chain release factor 2, whose amino-acid sequence MITADQLKDIQERTEALHRYLDIDKKRIEFEEEQLRTQAPDFWDDPARAQEQMKKVKDIEKWVKDYDKARALADEVQLAFDFYKDELVTEEEVDTAYAKVLKVIEGLELKNMLRQEEDPMECVMKINSGAGGTESQDWASMLMRMYMRWGEAQGYRVTISDIQEGDEAGIKSVTMKFEGGEYAYGYLKSENGVHRLVRVSPFNAQGKRMTSFASVFVTPLVDDTIEVYVDPARVSWDTFRSSGAGGQNVNKVESGVRLRYQYEDPDTGEQEEILIENTETRDQPKNRAKAMQLLKSQLYDRAMKKRMEEQAKIEAGKKKIEWGSQIRSYVFDDRRVKDHRTNYQTSDVDGVMDGKIDDFIKAYLMEFPTEE is encoded by the coding sequence ATGATAACAGCAGATCAGCTAAAAGATATCCAAGAACGCACTGAAGCGTTGCACCGTTACCTTGATATTGACAAGAAACGAATAGAGTTTGAGGAGGAACAACTCCGTACACAAGCCCCAGATTTTTGGGATGACCCAGCTCGTGCACAGGAGCAGATGAAGAAAGTTAAGGATATCGAGAAATGGGTTAAAGACTATGATAAGGCACGTGCGTTGGCTGATGAAGTACAGTTGGCGTTCGATTTCTATAAAGATGAACTTGTCACTGAGGAGGAAGTTGATACCGCATACGCTAAGGTTCTTAAGGTAATCGAAGGATTAGAGCTTAAGAATATGCTACGTCAGGAGGAGGATCCGATGGAGTGTGTGATGAAAATTAACTCAGGAGCGGGCGGTACGGAGAGTCAAGACTGGGCTTCTATGCTGATGCGTATGTATATGCGTTGGGGCGAAGCACAGGGATATAGAGTTACTATCTCTGATATACAGGAAGGCGATGAGGCTGGTATTAAGAGTGTGACAATGAAGTTCGAGGGTGGAGAATATGCTTATGGCTACTTGAAGAGTGAGAATGGTGTGCATCGTTTAGTACGTGTTAGTCCGTTCAATGCCCAAGGTAAGCGTATGACAAGCTTTGCCAGCGTCTTTGTTACGCCATTGGTTGATGATACGATAGAGGTATATGTTGACCCTGCTCGTGTCAGTTGGGATACCTTCCGTTCGAGTGGTGCGGGTGGACAGAACGTCAACAAGGTGGAGTCAGGTGTACGTTTGCGCTATCAATATGAAGATCCTGACACTGGAGAACAGGAGGAAATCCTCATTGAAAATACGGAAACTCGCGACCAACCGAAGAACCGTGCTAAGGCTATGCAGCTCTTGAAGTCGCAGTTGTATGACCGTGCAATGAAGAAACGCATGGAAGAACAGGCTAAGATTGAGGCTGGTAAGAAGAAGATTGAGTGGGGAAGTCAGATTCGAAGTTACGTCTTTGATGACCGTCGTGTGAAGGATCACCGCACTAATTATCAGACTTCTGATGTGGATGGTGTGATGGATGGTAAGATTGATGACTTCATCAAAGCTTATCTGATGGAGTTTCCAACGGAGGAATAG
- a CDS encoding AMP-dependent synthetase/ligase codes for MQTIGHLSVLIHEQAKKYGAKPAITFRNFGSLDWKTVSWNQFSMRVKEVSNALLNLGMKPQETIAVFSQNCIHHLYTDYGAYGVRVISIPFYATSSEQQIQYMIQDANVKFLFVGEQEQYDKARRIQSLCPTLERIIVFDSSVRLSQHDPNSIYFADFLKLGEGFPREAEVEERLAQANYDDICNILYTSGTTGESKGVILTYKMYQAAMDANRKSVPVNEKDRVINFLPFSHVFERGWACLSLAAGAELIVNTYPKEIQQSMRETHPTSMASVPRFWEKVYVAVKERMDKSSIVQRKLFYHALNVGRKRNIQYLARGKRVPLTLEMEYKFVNKTVLSLVRKQLGLENPHLFPTAGAYVSPEVEEFVHSIGINMIVGYGLTESLATVTCDHVGQPYTVGSVGRPLEGIDIKISDEGEVMLKGPTIMPGYFRRDTTNAEAFDKDGYFHTGDAGYMKDGELFLKERIKDLFKTSNGKYIAPQMVEAMLLVDKFIEQVSVIADQRKFVSALIVPEYSVLEEWARENHIEFKDREELCQDKRVNEMMRERIETLQQRLASYEKIKRFTLLAHHFSMENGELTNTLKLKRSVVNRRYHDVIEKMYEE; via the coding sequence ATGCAGACAATCGGACATCTCTCTGTTCTTATTCACGAACAAGCAAAAAAATACGGAGCAAAACCAGCAATCACTTTCCGTAACTTTGGCAGTCTGGACTGGAAGACAGTGTCATGGAACCAGTTCTCAATGCGCGTAAAGGAAGTGTCAAATGCGCTCTTGAACCTCGGAATGAAGCCACAAGAGACTATTGCTGTGTTTTCACAAAACTGTATCCATCATCTCTATACAGATTATGGTGCATACGGAGTACGTGTGATTAGCATTCCGTTCTATGCGACAAGTTCTGAACAACAGATACAGTATATGATTCAAGATGCCAATGTAAAGTTTCTTTTCGTTGGCGAACAGGAGCAATATGACAAGGCGCGTCGTATTCAATCCCTTTGCCCTACATTGGAACGTATAATTGTCTTCGACTCAAGTGTACGCCTTAGTCAGCATGATCCAAACTCTATTTATTTCGCAGACTTCTTAAAGTTAGGTGAAGGTTTCCCACGTGAAGCAGAGGTAGAAGAGCGTTTGGCGCAAGCTAACTATGATGATATTTGTAATATTCTTTACACAAGTGGTACTACAGGTGAGAGCAAGGGAGTTATCTTGACTTATAAGATGTATCAGGCTGCTATGGATGCCAATAGAAAGAGTGTGCCTGTAAATGAAAAAGACCGTGTTATCAACTTCCTGCCGTTCAGTCATGTCTTCGAGCGTGGTTGGGCTTGTTTGTCTCTCGCTGCGGGTGCAGAATTGATTGTAAACACTTATCCAAAGGAGATTCAGCAGAGTATGCGTGAGACGCATCCAACAAGTATGGCTTCCGTACCTCGTTTCTGGGAGAAGGTTTATGTGGCTGTAAAGGAACGCATGGATAAGTCAAGCATCGTTCAGCGTAAGCTTTTCTATCATGCTTTGAATGTTGGAAGAAAGCGCAATATACAGTATCTTGCACGTGGAAAGCGTGTTCCTTTGACGTTGGAGATGGAGTATAAGTTTGTTAATAAGACTGTTTTGAGTCTTGTTCGCAAACAGTTAGGCTTGGAAAATCCACATCTCTTCCCAACAGCTGGAGCCTATGTTTCTCCAGAGGTAGAGGAGTTTGTACATAGCATCGGTATTAACATGATTGTTGGTTATGGCTTGACTGAGAGCTTGGCAACCGTTACCTGTGACCATGTAGGACAGCCTTATACCGTTGGTTCAGTGGGTAGACCGCTTGAGGGTATTGATATAAAGATTAGCGATGAGGGTGAAGTAATGCTGAAAGGTCCAACGATTATGCCAGGTTACTTCCGTCGTGATACTACTAATGCAGAGGCATTTGATAAGGATGGTTACTTCCATACTGGTGATGCCGGTTATATGAAGGACGGTGAGTTATTCTTAAAAGAGCGTATTAAAGACCTCTTCAAGACTTCTAATGGTAAGTATATTGCACCACAGATGGTGGAGGCGATGCTGTTAGTAGATAAGTTTATTGAGCAGGTTTCAGTGATTGCTGACCAGCGTAAGTTTGTTTCTGCTCTGATTGTTCCAGAGTATTCTGTATTGGAAGAGTGGGCAAGAGAGAATCACATAGAGTTCAAAGATCGTGAGGAGTTATGCCAAGATAAGCGTGTAAACGAGATGATGCGTGAGCGTATCGAAACCTTACAGCAGCGTTTGGCATCATACGAGAAGATTAAACGTTTCACCCTTCTCGCTCACCATTTCTCAATGGAAAACGGAGAGCTAACGAATACGTTGAAGCTAAAGCGTTCGGTTGTAAACCGCCGCTATCATGATGTGATAGAAAAGATGTACGAGGAGTAG
- a CDS encoding murein hydrolase activator EnvC family protein, whose translation MKRLSLLFILSIMCMLSVSAQHSRKHRKQQKTAVAQSVEPQTTVKGKGKKAVNAINNNHAVAPATPVKGQKPIVEKLQTQPQPKGKQQQGKLQHQQQLKGQQPQLKGQPAQVKGQQVVRGKGAVRNAHVGKKGAKGPAYVTTEEIKGLQQQNLKLQKEISEHEEEMKVKQKDVDDRLQKIVRLDTEIGQHQRTIDTIATDIKGLDSNIGILKGQLASLEAQLGERRARFIRSMRYMARHRSIQDKLMFVFSAKNLTQMYRRLRFVREYAAYQRAQGEQLKAKQMQVDEKHTQLKQVRVNKSNLLYKDRQVHAQMERKRVEQQTVVSSLQNDQKVLQGVIAQRRQQQQALNAQIDRLIQIEIQKARERAIAEAKAQAAARAAAAKKRAEELARKKAAAEAAARENARRIAEAKEREAKAKAAARAAAEAAEKARQEAAARAAAARAAAEKARQEALQKERAAARERAIRKVEEQEAAAKAAQEKAEARAAAEKARADQMAREAEANRVAAERKADADRERAAREAEAARASAAENNDMLSSADRAITGNFANNRGRLPMPLSGQIVSHFGQYNVAGMSNIRLNNDGINIKGAPGSAVRSVFMGEVSGVFMAGGMSVVMIRHGIYISVYANLGSVGVSKGQKVGTGQTIGTVGKTGILQFQLRKETAKLNPEQWLR comes from the coding sequence ATGAAACGTCTTTCTTTATTATTCATATTGTCAATAATGTGTATGCTGAGTGTTTCTGCGCAGCATTCACGTAAGCATAGGAAACAGCAAAAAACAGCTGTGGCTCAATCCGTAGAACCCCAAACTACCGTAAAAGGTAAGGGTAAGAAAGCTGTAAATGCGATTAATAACAACCACGCTGTAGCACCTGCTACTCCTGTAAAAGGTCAGAAGCCAATAGTTGAGAAACTGCAAACTCAACCCCAACCGAAGGGCAAACAGCAGCAGGGTAAGCTACAACACCAGCAACAACTCAAGGGACAACAACCTCAACTCAAGGGTCAACCTGCTCAAGTGAAGGGTCAGCAAGTTGTCCGTGGTAAGGGTGCTGTACGCAACGCTCATGTTGGTAAGAAGGGTGCAAAGGGTCCTGCATACGTGACGACAGAGGAAATCAAAGGTTTACAACAGCAAAATTTGAAGTTGCAAAAAGAGATTTCAGAGCACGAAGAGGAAATGAAAGTAAAGCAGAAGGACGTTGACGACCGTCTGCAGAAGATTGTACGCCTTGATACTGAAATCGGTCAGCACCAAAGAACGATTGATACAATCGCCACAGATATCAAAGGATTGGATTCGAATATCGGTATTCTGAAAGGTCAGTTAGCTTCTCTTGAGGCACAGTTGGGCGAGCGTCGTGCTCGTTTCATCCGCTCTATGCGTTACATGGCACGTCATCGTAGTATTCAAGACAAGTTGATGTTCGTCTTCTCGGCAAAGAACCTGACCCAGATGTATCGTCGTCTTCGTTTCGTACGTGAGTATGCTGCCTACCAGCGTGCACAGGGTGAACAGCTCAAGGCAAAGCAGATGCAGGTAGATGAGAAGCATACACAGCTGAAACAGGTACGTGTCAATAAGAGTAATCTTCTCTATAAAGACCGTCAAGTACATGCTCAGATGGAGCGTAAGCGTGTTGAACAGCAGACGGTTGTAAGTTCTTTGCAAAACGATCAAAAGGTGTTGCAGGGTGTTATTGCACAGCGTCGTCAACAGCAGCAGGCTCTGAATGCACAGATTGACCGACTTATTCAGATTGAAATACAGAAGGCACGTGAACGTGCTATTGCAGAAGCAAAGGCGCAGGCTGCCGCTCGTGCCGCTGCTGCTAAGAAGCGAGCAGAAGAATTGGCACGTAAGAAAGCCGCTGCAGAGGCTGCCGCTCGAGAGAATGCGCGCCGTATTGCAGAGGCGAAAGAGCGTGAAGCAAAGGCAAAGGCTGCCGCTCGTGCTGCCGCTGAGGCTGCTGAGAAGGCTCGTCAGGAAGCCGCTGCTCGTGCTGCTGCAGCCAGAGCTGCTGCAGAAAAGGCACGTCAAGAGGCTTTGCAGAAGGAACGTGCTGCTGCTCGTGAGCGTGCTATTCGTAAGGTAGAAGAGCAGGAAGCTGCAGCTAAGGCTGCACAAGAAAAGGCTGAGGCTCGTGCTGCTGCTGAGAAGGCTCGTGCCGACCAGATGGCGCGTGAGGCTGAAGCAAATCGTGTGGCTGCCGAACGCAAGGCTGATGCCGACCGTGAACGTGCTGCTCGTGAGGCTGAAGCTGCAAGAGCTTCTGCTGCTGAAAACAATGATATGCTCAGTTCTGCCGACCGTGCGATAACAGGTAACTTTGCCAATAATCGTGGTAGATTGCCAATGCCATTGTCGGGTCAGATAGTTAGCCACTTTGGTCAGTACAATGTGGCTGGTATGTCAAATATTCGCTTGAACAATGATGGTATCAATATCAAGGGTGCTCCTGGCAGTGCTGTTCGTAGTGTCTTTATGGGCGAGGTGAGCGGTGTCTTCATGGCAGGCGGTATGAGTGTCGTGATGATTCGTCATGGTATTTATATCTCTGTTTATGCTAATTTGGGTTCTGTCGGTGTCAGCAAGGGACAGAAGGTTGGTACGGGACAGACCATCGGAACTGTTGGTAAGACGGGTATTCTTCAGTTCCAGTTGCGTAAGGAGACAGCTAAGTTGAATCCAGAGCAGTGGTTGCGTTAA